From Microbacterium invictum, the proteins below share one genomic window:
- a CDS encoding N-acetylmannosamine-6-phosphate 2-epimerase has translation MTLTLDEALSRLDAGLVVSCQAYPGEPMRDPRTMAQIARAAVAGGAAAIRVQGLDDIRAVSDLDVPVIGLWKDGDSDVFITPTLLHARAVADAGADIVAIDGTRRARPDGLSLAETIAQLRQSHDVLVMADCGSLDDAVAAEAAGADILGTTLSGYSGERPKTIGPDIELIGQIREHCRRPLMAEGRIHSPADAAAARRAGAFAVCVGTAITHPTTITSWFVEAITETS, from the coding sequence ATGACACTCACACTCGACGAGGCGCTCAGCCGGCTCGATGCCGGACTGGTCGTCTCGTGTCAGGCGTACCCGGGCGAACCCATGCGCGATCCCCGGACCATGGCGCAGATCGCCCGCGCGGCCGTGGCGGGCGGCGCGGCGGCCATCCGGGTGCAGGGACTCGACGACATCCGCGCGGTCAGCGACCTCGACGTCCCGGTCATCGGACTGTGGAAGGACGGCGATTCGGACGTGTTCATCACGCCCACTCTCCTGCACGCGAGAGCGGTGGCCGATGCCGGTGCCGACATCGTCGCGATCGACGGCACCCGGCGCGCTCGTCCGGATGGTCTCTCGCTCGCCGAGACGATCGCGCAGCTGCGCCAGAGCCATGACGTGCTCGTGATGGCCGACTGCGGTTCACTCGACGACGCCGTCGCCGCCGAAGCCGCCGGCGCCGACATCCTCGGCACGACGCTGTCGGGGTATTCGGGCGAGCGACCCAAGACGATCGGACCCGACATCGAGCTGATCGGGCAGATCCGCGAGCACTGCCGGCGCCCGCTCATGGCCGAGGGGCGGATCCACTCACCGGCCGACGCCGCCGCCGCACGGCGCGCCGGGGCGTTCGCGGTGTGCGTGGGCACCGCGATCACGCATCCGACGACGATCACCTCATGGTTCGTCGAGGCGATCACCGAGACGTCCTGA
- a CDS encoding DUF4862 family protein: MATALAPVLISAYAASPAHTDWDPALEHELLDALCALPGVAGLEVPWLNALHPHDTEWFLTHVPAGARLALTALPWAMQQCARTSGYGIASGDEDGRRAALDDLRALAAGIHRLHGESPAHVDIVPLHTAPQGTGCAAALARSLDELTGWDWQGARLVIEHCDAVVPGQAFEKGFLSIGDELAAIDAVGASVGVWVNWGRSAIELRDADAVTAQIAQASASGLLTGLTFSGASPADTTYGAAWEDRHLPVAAADPSAQSLLDDAHIAAALREAAGADWLGIKVSRAPADRTAAQVAATVAANLSAVRRVAERTDA, from the coding sequence ATGGCGACGGCGCTTGCGCCCGTCCTGATCAGCGCGTACGCGGCCTCGCCCGCGCACACGGACTGGGATCCCGCTCTCGAGCACGAACTGCTGGACGCGCTGTGCGCGCTGCCCGGCGTCGCCGGACTCGAGGTCCCCTGGCTCAACGCGCTGCACCCGCACGACACCGAGTGGTTCCTGACGCACGTCCCGGCCGGAGCCCGGCTGGCGCTGACCGCACTGCCGTGGGCCATGCAGCAGTGCGCGCGCACGAGCGGCTACGGGATCGCGTCCGGCGACGAGGATGGGCGGCGAGCCGCGCTGGACGATCTGCGGGCGCTTGCCGCCGGCATCCATCGCCTGCACGGCGAGAGCCCCGCGCACGTCGACATCGTGCCGCTGCACACCGCGCCGCAGGGCACGGGCTGTGCTGCGGCCCTGGCGAGATCGCTCGACGAGCTGACGGGGTGGGACTGGCAGGGCGCGCGTCTGGTGATCGAGCACTGCGACGCCGTCGTGCCGGGACAGGCGTTCGAGAAGGGGTTCCTGAGTATCGGCGACGAGCTCGCGGCGATCGACGCCGTCGGTGCGTCGGTGGGGGTGTGGGTCAACTGGGGCCGCAGCGCGATCGAACTGAGGGATGCCGATGCGGTGACCGCGCAGATCGCGCAGGCGTCGGCGAGCGGGCTGCTGACCGGCCTCACGTTCTCGGGCGCGTCCCCCGCCGACACGACCTACGGGGCCGCGTGGGAGGACCGTCACCTGCCGGTGGCCGCAGCCGATCCGAGCGCGCAGTCGCTGCTCGACGATGCGCACATCGCGGCTGCCCTTCGGGAAGCGGCCGGGGCGGACTGGCTCGGGATCAAAGTGAGCAGGGCGCCGGCAGATCGTACGGCGGCCCAGGTCGCGGCCACCGTAGCCGCCAACCTCAGCGCCGTACGGCGGGTGGCCGAGCGCACCGATGCGTGA
- a CDS encoding alpha/beta hydrolase fold domain-containing protein: MRLGGQLLICPMLSRADAPSMRQFARDHSWSAQSNDTGWMSALGPTDDLPPGERSDLAGLPPTYLDAGSAELFRDAIVSFASSLWAKGCRAELHVWSGGFHASDCVDETPIVSAEAHRARREWMRRWLAGDL, encoded by the coding sequence GTGCGCCTGGGCGGCCAGCTCCTGATCTGCCCGATGCTCTCACGCGCCGACGCGCCGTCGATGCGACAGTTCGCGCGAGACCACTCCTGGAGTGCGCAGAGCAACGACACCGGCTGGATGTCCGCATTGGGACCGACGGACGACCTGCCTCCCGGCGAGCGCAGCGACCTGGCGGGCCTGCCGCCCACGTATCTCGACGCCGGCTCCGCCGAGCTCTTCCGCGACGCGATCGTGTCCTTCGCGTCGTCGCTGTGGGCGAAGGGATGCCGGGCAGAGCTGCACGTGTGGTCGGGAGGCTTCCACGCGTCCGACTGCGTCGATGAGACGCCGATCGTCTCTGCCGAGGCGCACCGCGCGCGCCGGGAGTGGATGCGGCGCTGGCTGGCCGGCGACCTGTAG
- a CDS encoding zinc-dependent alcohol dehydrogenase family protein yields the protein MRAVVYDAVGELPRVREVPAPLCPPDGAVIRVEATGVCRSDWHAWRGHDPVALPHIPGHEFAGTVAEVGAQVSDWVAGARVTAPFVNGCGTCGFCARGDAQVCPDQTQPGFTHAGSFAEYVVVHAADLNLVNLPDSVDSTTAAALGCRFATAFRAVTVHGDVHHGDEVAVFGCGGVGLSAITIAVALGARVTAVDLSEAALDRARELGAADVISAADPVDAVIRATGGGAHVTIDALGSPATADAAVRSLRRRGRHVQVGLMLGDAATASLPWDRVIAWELSVTGSHGMAAQDYPAMMAMIESGQLAPERLIGAVTDLQGAADALVAMGAATAAAGITVARP from the coding sequence ATGCGTGCTGTCGTCTACGACGCCGTCGGCGAGCTGCCGCGGGTCCGGGAAGTCCCGGCGCCGCTGTGCCCGCCCGACGGCGCGGTGATCCGGGTCGAGGCGACGGGCGTCTGCCGATCGGACTGGCACGCCTGGCGCGGGCACGACCCGGTGGCGCTCCCGCACATCCCCGGTCATGAGTTCGCCGGCACGGTCGCCGAGGTCGGCGCACAGGTCAGCGACTGGGTGGCCGGCGCCCGTGTGACGGCACCGTTCGTCAACGGCTGCGGCACCTGTGGGTTCTGCGCCCGCGGCGACGCGCAGGTCTGCCCGGACCAGACCCAGCCCGGGTTCACCCATGCCGGGTCGTTCGCGGAGTACGTCGTCGTGCACGCCGCGGATCTGAACCTCGTGAATCTGCCCGACTCCGTCGATTCCACCACGGCTGCGGCGCTGGGATGCCGCTTCGCGACCGCCTTCCGCGCCGTCACCGTGCACGGCGACGTGCACCACGGCGACGAGGTCGCCGTATTCGGGTGCGGCGGGGTGGGCCTGTCGGCGATCACGATCGCCGTCGCGCTCGGCGCACGTGTGACCGCGGTCGACCTGTCCGAAGCCGCCCTCGACCGGGCCCGCGAACTGGGTGCGGCCGATGTGATCTCGGCGGCCGATCCCGTCGACGCCGTCATCCGGGCGACCGGCGGCGGCGCACATGTCACGATCGACGCCCTGGGGTCACCCGCGACAGCCGACGCGGCCGTCCGCAGCCTCCGCCGACGCGGTCGCCACGTGCAGGTGGGACTCATGCTGGGAGATGCGGCCACGGCATCCCTCCCCTGGGACCGGGTGATCGCGTGGGAGCTCTCGGTGACCGGCTCGCACGGGATGGCGGCGCAGGACTACCCGGCGATGATGGCCATGATCGAGAGCGGACAGCTCGCCCCCGAGCGGCTCATCGGCGCCGTGACCGACCTGCAGGGCGCCGCCGACGCGCTCGTGGCGATGGGTGCCGCCACCGCAGCAGCGGGCATCACCGTCGCCCGGCCGTAG
- a CDS encoding TetR family transcriptional regulator, translating to MSDPTPRVLRKDAARNRDDVLAAAERVFAREGLGASVETIARESGVGVGTVYRRFGSKAGLVDALFTDRVSEMADAIRECAAVGSGRDALHRVLRVYVDFQSHNRAVRELLLIDIEHGAEHLRAEIEPLLSAIIDRAKAEQAVRADFTATDIPLLTHAIADIATRMPGIGAELARRHLELLIKGLAPTPDDVPVPAPLPDARFGEWLRAMGGAR from the coding sequence GTGAGCGATCCCACTCCGCGAGTGCTGCGCAAGGATGCCGCACGCAACCGCGACGATGTGCTCGCGGCGGCGGAGCGGGTGTTCGCCCGCGAGGGCCTCGGTGCTTCGGTCGAGACCATCGCGCGGGAATCGGGCGTGGGCGTGGGTACCGTCTACCGCCGGTTCGGATCGAAGGCCGGCCTCGTCGACGCCCTGTTCACCGACCGGGTGTCCGAGATGGCCGACGCGATCCGCGAGTGCGCGGCGGTGGGCTCCGGGCGGGACGCGCTGCACCGCGTCCTGCGCGTGTACGTCGATTTCCAGTCCCACAACCGCGCCGTGCGAGAGCTGCTGCTCATCGACATCGAGCACGGGGCCGAGCACCTTCGCGCCGAGATCGAGCCACTGCTCAGCGCGATCATCGATCGGGCCAAGGCCGAGCAGGCGGTACGCGCCGATTTCACCGCCACCGACATCCCGCTGCTCACCCACGCGATCGCCGATATCGCCACACGGATGCCGGGGATCGGGGCCGAGCTCGCTCGGCGGCATCTGGAACTGCTCATCAAGGGCCTCGCGCCCACGCCGGACGATGTGCCGGTGCCCGCACCCCTCCCCGATGCGCGGTTCGGCGAGTGGCTCCGCGCCATGGGAGGCGCCCGCTGA